A stretch of Pleuronectes platessa chromosome 24, fPlePla1.1, whole genome shotgun sequence DNA encodes these proteins:
- the eif5b gene encoding eukaryotic translation initiation factor 5B, translating to MGKKQKKSGEDSAKDEDLDALAAEIEGAGASKESKGKKNKKKGAKRDDFDEEDILKELEELSLETQEGKEKKPDATEEAEIIEPPKPEKKKTRKGKKGGASPEDEEQGDEDEGRADGQKNGEQKDKKKTPPAAPPSDSDDDSASRSRVKTKGGKKGAKKTSVSDDDDEEEDVSRRGGGGDGKDEGSEDDEELTTRREKKKKNKGKVESEDEEDRGGEGFKMKTAAQKKAEKKERDKKKKEEERMKQKKLKEKESAIEDKKEPEKKLTEDTPPQATLPEAAAEEQEEAEPAGEDEAEGDKKKKDKKKKKGEKEEKEKKKGPSKATVKAMQEALAQMKEEEEQAKREEEEQLKRLEELEIQRLEQERLELERKEKKKQKEKERKERLKKEGKLLTKAQKDARARADATLKMLQAQGIEVPSRESGPKKKPVYRDKKKKKVVSTPTPEETSEVTNQTPETPETPEPAAKETVVETPAAETEVKPDAAVDDWEAIASDEEKELKKVHIEVKEDTAPPQPTGSEEDEDEEDEEDEEDDDDEESDGDEEKESTPATRPTTTQSKKKESEGESSESDDDDGRTKEERLYDRAKRRIEKRRAENIRNIDLDRLRAPVVCVLGHVDTGKTKILDKLRNTNVQDGEAGGITQQIGATNVPKETIEEQTRMVKNFEKEGIRIPGMLIIDTPGHESFSNLRNRGSSLCDIAILVVDIMHGLEPQTLESINLLKEKKCPFIVALNKVDRLYDWKKSPETDVVTTLKKQKKNTKDEFDERAKAVIVEFAQQGLNAALFYENKDPRTFVSMVPTSAHSGDGMGNLIALLVELTQTMLARRLAHCDELRAQVMEVKALPGMGTTIDVILINGQLREGQTIIVPGVEGPIITQIRGLLLPPPLKELRVKNQYEKHKEVSTSQGVKILGKDLEKTLAGLSLLVAHKDDEIPVLRDELVRELKQTLSSIKLEEKGVYVQASTLGSLEALLEYLRTSKVPYAGINIGPVHKKDVMRASAMLEHDTQYAVILAFDVKVERDSQEMADSLGVRIFWAEIIYHLFDAFTKYREDYKKAKQEEFKHVAVFPVKIRILPQFIFNSRDPIVMGVMVEAGVLKQGTPICVPSKGFVDIGIVTSIEMNHKSVDTAKKGQEICIKIEPIPGESPKMFGRHFEATDMLVSKITRASIDALKNWFRDEMTRTDWQLIVELKKTFEII from the exons ATggggaagaaacagaagaaatccGGGGAGGACAG TGCCAAAGACGAGGACCTGGACGCTCTGGCGGCTGAGATCGAAGGAGCTGGAGCCTCGAAGGAGTCGAAagggaagaagaacaagaagaagggaGCAAAGAGAGACGACTTCGA TGAGGAAGACATCCTGAAGGAGTTGGAGGAGTTGTCTCTGGAGACtcaggaaggaaaagaaaag AAACCAGACGCCACAGAGGAGGCGGAGATCATCGAGCCTCCaaaaccagagaagaagaagacaagaaAGGGGAAGAAGGGAGGAGCCAGCCccgaggatgaggagcagggtgatgaagatgaaggtcGGGCGGATGGACAGAAGAACGGAGAacagaaagacaagaagaag acgcctcctgctgctcctccctccGACTCCGACGACGACAGCGCCTCACGTTCTCGTGTCAAAAccaaaggaggaaagaaaggtGCCAAAAAAACCTCAgtgtctgatgatgatgatgaggaagaagatgtgtcaagaagaggaggaggaggagatggaaagGACGAAGGGTCAGAGGACGACGAGGAGTTAACCaccaggagagagaagaagaagaaaaacaaaggcaaaGTGGAGagcgaggacgaggaggacagaggaggcgaAGGCTTCAAGATGAAGACGGCAGCGCAGAAGAAGgcggagaagaaggagagggacaagaagaagaaggaggaggagaggatgaagcagaagaagctcaaagagaaggagagcgcCATAGAGGATAAAAAAGAGCCAGAGAAGAAGTTGACAGAGGACACGCCCCCTCAAGCCACGCTTCCTGAAGCAGCcgcggaggagcaggaggaggcggagccagCAGGAGAAG ATGAGGCCGAGggcgacaagaagaagaaggacaagaagaagaagaaaggagagaaggaggagaaggagaagaagaagggaccCAGCAAGGCCACAGTGAAGGCCATGCAGGAGGCTCTGGCCCAGATGAAAGAG GAGGAAGAGCAAgcgaagagagaagaggaggagcagctgaagaggctggaggagctggagatacAACGACTGGAGCAG GAGCGTCTGGAGCTGGAGcgaaaggagaagaagaagcagaaggagaaggagaggaaggagcgaCTGAAGAAGGAGGGGAAGCTGTTGACGAAAGCTCAGAAAGACGCTCGAGCTCGAGCCGACGCCACACTGAAGATGCTGCAGGctcaag GTATTGAAGTTCCATCCAGAGAGTCTGGGCCGAAGAAGAAACCAGTTTAcagagacaagaagaagaagaaggtcgtCAGCACCCCGACGCCTGAAG AAACATCAGAGGTGACCAATCAGACGCCAGAGACTCCAGAGACTCCAGAGCCGGCTGCCAAGGAGACGGTGGTCGAGACGCCGGCTGCGGAGACAG AGGTGAAACCAGACGCTGCTGTGGACGACTGGGAGGCCATCGCCAGCGACGAGGAGAAAG AGCTGAAGAAAGTTCACATCGAGGTGAAGGAGGACACTGCACCTCCTCAGCCGACAGGCAGcgaggaggatgaagacgaggaggatgaggaagacgaggaagatgatgatgatgaggagagcGACGGTGATGAGGAGAAGGAGTCGACGCCGGCGACGCGGCCGACCACAACTCAGAGCAAGAAGAAGGAGAGCGAGGGCGAGAGCAGCGAGAGCGATGACGACGACGGGAGGACGAAGGAGGAGCGACTGTACGACCGAGCCAAGAGGAGAATAGAG AAACGGAGGGCGGAGAACATCAGGAACATCGACCTGGACCGGCTGAGGGCGCCGGTGGTGTGTGTGCTGGGACACGTGGACACGGGGAAGACCAAGATCCTGGACAAG ctgcgaAACACTAACGTCCAGGACGGTGAAGCCGGAGGAATCACTCAGCAGATCGGAGCCACAAACGTCCCGAAGGAGACGATCGAGGAGCAGACAAGGATGGTTAAAAAT tttgaAAAAGAAGGCATCCGGATCCCTGGCATGCTGATCATCGACACACCAGGACACGAGTCCTTCAG TAACCTGAGGAACAGAGGAAGCTCCCTGTGCGACATCGCCATCCTGGTGGTGGACATCATGCACGGCCTGGAGCCTCAGACCCTGGAGTCCATCAACCtgctgaaggagaagaagtgCCCGTTCATCGTGGCCCTCAACAAG GTCGACCGTCTGTACGACTGGAAGAAGAGTCCGGAGACCGACGTGGTGACCACgctgaagaagcagaagaagaacacCAAGGACGAGTTCGACGAGAGGGCCAAGGCCGTCATCGTGGAGTTCGCTCAGCAG GGTCTGAACGCCGCCTTGTTCTACGAGAACAAAGATCCCCGCACGTTTGTGTCGATGGTTCCCACCTCGGCCCACAGCGGCGACGGGATGGGGAACCTCATCGCGCTGCTGGTGGAGCTCACGCAGACCATGCTGGCTCGCCGGCTGGCGCACTGTGACGAGCTGCGGGCGCAGGTCATGGAG GTCAAAGCTCTGCCGGGGATGGGAACCACCATCGACGTCATCCTGATTAATGGTCAGCTCCGGGAGGGGCAGACCATCATCGTCCCGGGGGTGGAAGGACCAATCATAACGCAGATCAGAGGcttgctgctgccgccgcctcTGAAGGAGCTCCGAGTCAAG AACCAGTACGAGAAGCACAAGGAGGTGTCCACCTCTCAGGGGGTGAAGATCCTGGGTAAAGACCTGGAGAAGACGCTGGCTGGGCTCTCCCTGCTGGTGGCTCACAAGGACGACGAGATCCCTGTGCTGAGG GATGAACTGGTCCGAGAGTTGAAacaaaccctgagctccatcaAGCTGGAGGAGAAAGGAGTTTACGTCCAGGCCTCGACGCTCGGCTCGCTGGAGGCTCTGCTCGAGTACCTGCGCACCTCCAAAGTTCCT TACGCTGGGATCAACATCGGCCCGGTTCACAAGAAGGACGTGATGAGGGCGTCGGCGATGCTGGAACACGACACCCA GTACGCGGTGATCCTGGCCTTTGACGTGAAGGTGGAGAGGGACAGTCAGGAAATGGCCGACAGCCTCGGAGTCCGTATCTTCTGGGCGGAGATCATCTACCACCTGTTCGACGCCTTCACCAAGTACCGGGAGGATTATAAGAAGGCCAAGCAGGAGGAGTTCAA GCACGTGGCCGTGTTTCCTGTGAAGATACGAATTCTTCCTCAGTTCATCTTCAACTCCAGAGATCCCATCGTGATGGGGGTGATGGTGGAGGCCGGCGTCCTGAAGCAGGGGACGCCAATCTGCGTCCCCAGCAAAGGG TTCGTGGACATCGGTATCGTGACGAGCATCGAGATGAACCACAAGTCCGTGGACACGGCTAAGAAAGGCCAAGAGATCTGCATCAAGATCGAGCCCATTCCCGGGGAGTCGCCCAAGATGTTCGGACGCCATTTTGAAGCCACCGACATGCTCGTCAGCAAG atcACGCGGGCGTCGATCGACGCTCTGAAGAACTGGTTCAGAGACGAGATGACGAGAACCGACTGGCAGCTGATCGTCGAGCTGAAGAAGACCTTCGAGATCATCTGa